A genomic window from Streptomyces sp. HUAS YS2 includes:
- a CDS encoding GMC family oxidoreductase has protein sequence MGDAPHYDVVIIGTGAGGGTLAHRLAPSGKRVLLVERGDYLPRERDNWDSTAVFVKGKYRAPEFWIDQHGNEFPPEVNYYVGGNTKFYGAALFRLRPEDFGELRHHGGLSPAWPIRYEDLEPYYTQAEHLYLVHGRHGEDPGEGPVSAQYARPPVEHEPRIQQLSDDLERRGLHPFHLPIGVNLSQGNGGRATHSSVCIRCNRVDGFPCLVRGKSDAEVICVEPALRHPDVEMVTNTHVVRLETDARGRRVSAVVGRLPDGSEVRFTADVVVVSCGAVNSAALLLASANEHHPRGLANSSDVVGRFYMRHNNLALMAVSKEPNDTQFQKTLALHDWYLGADDWDYPLGGIQMLGKSDAEQIHGEAPRWAGAVAPDMPFEVLAHHAVDFWLCGEDLPRADNRVTLDGDARIHLALDEKNNVEGLKRLRHKLQGMLGHLGMHEHHLLSRSIYLHKGMPIGATAHQAGTVRFGTDPASSALDVHCKAHDLDNLYVVDTSFFPSIGAVNPSLTAIANALRVGDHLLARLG, from the coding sequence GTGGGCGACGCCCCTCATTACGACGTCGTCATCATCGGTACCGGGGCCGGCGGCGGCACCCTCGCCCATCGGCTCGCCCCGTCCGGCAAACGAGTCCTCCTCGTCGAACGCGGCGACTACCTGCCGCGCGAGCGGGACAACTGGGACTCGACGGCCGTGTTCGTCAAGGGCAAGTACCGGGCGCCTGAGTTCTGGATCGACCAGCACGGGAACGAGTTCCCTCCCGAGGTCAACTACTACGTGGGCGGCAACACCAAGTTCTACGGCGCCGCCCTCTTCCGGCTGCGGCCCGAGGACTTCGGCGAGCTCCGTCATCATGGCGGCCTCTCCCCCGCCTGGCCGATCCGTTACGAGGATCTGGAGCCGTACTACACGCAGGCGGAGCACCTCTACCTCGTTCACGGGCGGCACGGCGAGGATCCCGGCGAGGGGCCGGTGAGCGCCCAGTACGCCCGTCCGCCCGTGGAGCACGAGCCTCGCATCCAGCAGTTGAGCGACGACCTCGAGCGGCGTGGTCTGCACCCCTTCCACCTGCCGATCGGCGTCAACCTCAGTCAGGGGAACGGGGGGCGGGCCACCCACTCCAGTGTCTGCATCCGCTGCAACCGGGTGGACGGCTTTCCGTGTCTGGTGCGTGGCAAGTCCGATGCCGAGGTGATCTGCGTCGAGCCGGCCCTGAGACACCCCGACGTCGAGATGGTCACGAACACGCACGTGGTCCGCCTGGAGACCGATGCGAGGGGACGCCGTGTCAGCGCGGTCGTCGGCCGGCTGCCCGACGGTTCGGAGGTCCGGTTCACGGCGGATGTGGTGGTCGTCTCCTGCGGGGCGGTCAACTCGGCGGCACTGCTGCTGGCCTCGGCGAACGAGCACCATCCCCGCGGGTTGGCGAACAGCTCGGACGTGGTCGGCCGCTTCTACATGCGGCACAACAACCTGGCCCTGATGGCCGTGTCGAAGGAGCCCAACGACACGCAGTTCCAGAAGACCCTGGCCCTGCACGACTGGTACCTCGGCGCGGACGACTGGGACTACCCGCTGGGCGGCATCCAGATGCTGGGAAAGTCGGATGCGGAGCAGATCCACGGCGAGGCCCCGCGGTGGGCCGGTGCGGTCGCACCGGACATGCCGTTCGAGGTGCTGGCGCACCACGCCGTCGACTTCTGGCTGTGCGGTGAGGACCTGCCCCGGGCCGACAACCGGGTCACCCTGGACGGTGACGCCCGCATCCACCTCGCTCTCGACGAGAAGAACAACGTCGAAGGCCTGAAGCGGCTGAGGCACAAGCTCCAGGGAATGCTCGGCCACCTGGGCATGCACGAGCACCACCTGCTGTCCCGCAGCATCTATCTGCACAAGGGCATGCCGATCGGTGCGACGGCTCACCAGGCGGGCACCGTACGCTTCGGCACCGACCCCGCCTCCTCCGCGCTTGACGTCCACTGCAAGGCCCACGACCTCGACAATCTGTACGTCGTCGACACGAGCTTCTTCCCGAGCATCGGTGCGGTCAACCCGTCGTTGACGGCCATCGCCAATGCCCTCCGGGTCGGCGACCACCTCTTGGCCCGGCTGGGCTGA
- a CDS encoding SDR family oxidoreductase, which produces MGSTVEAPEGVVPARLLQGQKALVTGANSGIGKATAIGLGRAGADVVVNYVSGRDAAEEVVEEIASFGVRAAAYEADVSQEDQVTAMMDRMVEEFGTVDVLVANAGLQRDARLADMTLAQWQKVIDVNLTGQFLCAREATKEFRRRGVVPEVSRAAGKIICMSSVHQIIPWSGHVNYASSKGGVQMMMQTLAQELAPEKIRVNAVAPGAIRTPINRAAWETAEAREDLLRLIPYDRIGDPEDIANAVVALASDLMDYVVGTTLYVDGGMTLFPGFATGG; this is translated from the coding sequence ATGGGTTCCACCGTGGAGGCACCGGAGGGTGTGGTCCCCGCACGTCTGCTGCAGGGCCAGAAGGCACTGGTCACCGGGGCCAATTCGGGCATCGGCAAGGCCACGGCCATCGGCCTGGGCCGAGCCGGCGCAGACGTGGTCGTGAACTATGTGTCCGGCCGTGACGCGGCGGAGGAAGTGGTCGAGGAGATCGCCTCCTTCGGCGTGCGCGCGGCGGCCTACGAGGCCGACGTGTCCCAGGAGGACCAGGTCACGGCCATGATGGACCGGATGGTCGAGGAGTTCGGCACCGTCGACGTCCTCGTGGCCAACGCGGGACTGCAGCGGGACGCCCGGCTCGCCGACATGACGCTCGCCCAGTGGCAGAAGGTCATCGACGTCAATCTCACCGGTCAGTTCCTGTGCGCACGGGAGGCGACCAAGGAGTTCCGGCGCCGCGGCGTGGTCCCCGAGGTGTCCCGCGCCGCCGGGAAGATCATCTGCATGAGTTCGGTGCACCAGATCATCCCGTGGTCGGGCCACGTCAACTACGCGTCCTCCAAGGGCGGTGTGCAGATGATGATGCAGACCCTGGCCCAGGAGCTCGCACCGGAGAAGATCCGGGTGAACGCGGTCGCCCCGGGGGCGATCAGGACACCGATCAACCGCGCTGCCTGGGAGACGGCCGAGGCCCGGGAGGACCTCCTGAGGCTGATCCCGTACGACCGGATCGGCGACCCCGAGGACATCGCGAACGCCGTGGTCGCACTCGCCTCCGACCTCATGGACTACGTCGTGGGGACCACCTTGTACGTGGACGGCGGGATGACCCTCTTCCCGGGTTTCGCCACCGGCGGCTGA
- a CDS encoding cytochrome ubiquinol oxidase subunit I gives MPTSFHLLADAPAQLLPARELMAFTLASHIILVPLGVAFPFITLVMHYRGLRRKDATALLLARRWSAVMAVQFALGIVTGTVLSFEFGLLWPGLMGRWGDVFGIGFGVEAWAFFLEAVLIAIYLYGWRRLKPRTHFLLGLPLPAAALLGAFGILAANSWMNTPQGFSLDSEGNPVDVNVWKAIFTPMFGPQYWHFVVAMILTAGFMVSGVYAVGWLRGRRDHYHRLGFAVPFTIAAVATPVQFVLGDAIARSVFHKQPVKFAAMEIVWKTDTRVPEYLFGRLQEDGSVKGGIKIPLLDSFLAGFSVDTEVVGLTSVPADQRPTATQATIAHWAFDIMVLIGSALVLLALWYGLVWLRHRRLPASNWFYGPAACAGVASVVAVECGWIATEVGRQPWIVYQNMRVAEAVTSTHSTTLWITLGVVMSVYVFLFGSFLVILLRMRRRWRLADAERSAGGPLHAPEADTPYGPRAPVPDGRP, from the coding sequence ATGCCCACCTCGTTCCACCTGCTGGCGGATGCCCCGGCCCAACTGCTGCCGGCCCGGGAACTCATGGCCTTCACCCTGGCGTCCCACATCATTCTGGTGCCCCTGGGCGTTGCCTTCCCCTTCATCACCCTGGTCATGCACTACCGCGGACTGCGCCGCAAGGACGCCACGGCACTGCTCCTGGCGCGGCGCTGGTCGGCCGTCATGGCGGTGCAGTTCGCGCTCGGCATCGTCACCGGCACGGTGCTCTCCTTCGAGTTCGGCCTGCTCTGGCCCGGCCTCATGGGCAGATGGGGTGATGTCTTCGGCATCGGATTCGGCGTCGAGGCCTGGGCGTTCTTCCTGGAGGCGGTGCTCATCGCCATCTATCTGTACGGGTGGCGGCGGCTGAAGCCCCGTACGCACTTCCTGCTCGGGCTGCCGCTCCCGGCCGCCGCGCTGCTCGGAGCGTTCGGCATCCTGGCCGCCAACTCCTGGATGAACACGCCGCAGGGCTTCTCCCTCGACTCCGAGGGCAACCCGGTCGACGTCAACGTCTGGAAGGCGATCTTCACGCCTATGTTCGGGCCGCAGTACTGGCACTTCGTCGTGGCGATGATTCTCACCGCGGGCTTCATGGTGTCCGGTGTCTACGCCGTGGGCTGGCTGCGCGGCCGCCGGGACCACTACCACCGGCTCGGTTTCGCCGTTCCGTTCACGATCGCCGCGGTGGCCACTCCGGTGCAGTTCGTCCTGGGCGACGCCATCGCCCGGTCGGTGTTCCACAAGCAGCCGGTGAAGTTCGCCGCGATGGAGATCGTCTGGAAGACAGACACCCGTGTACCGGAGTACCTCTTCGGACGCCTGCAGGAGGACGGGAGCGTCAAGGGCGGTATCAAGATCCCGTTGCTCGACTCGTTCCTGGCCGGATTCAGCGTGGACACCGAGGTGGTGGGACTGACCTCCGTCCCGGCGGACCAGCGGCCGACGGCCACTCAGGCAACCATCGCCCACTGGGCCTTCGACATCATGGTCCTGATCGGGTCCGCCCTGGTGCTGCTCGCCCTCTGGTACGGCCTGGTCTGGCTGCGGCATCGTCGGCTTCCCGCCTCGAATTGGTTCTACGGCCCGGCTGCCTGTGCCGGCGTCGCCTCCGTCGTGGCCGTCGAGTGCGGCTGGATCGCCACCGAGGTGGGCCGCCAGCCCTGGATCGTCTACCAGAACATGCGGGTCGCGGAGGCGGTGACCTCCACACACTCCACGACGCTGTGGATCACGCTCGGTGTGGTGATGTCGGTGTACGTGTTCCTGTTCGGCTCGTTCCTCGTCATCCTCCTCAGGATGCGCAGGCGCTGGCGGCTCGCCGACGCGGAACGGTCTGCCGGAGGGCCGCTCCACGCACCGGAGGCGGACACCCCTTACGGCCCGCGGGCCCCGGTCCCGGACGGTCGCCCATGA
- a CDS encoding cytochrome d ubiquinol oxidase subunit II, producing MTADLIAVVLLLAVTAYACAGGTDYGAGFWDLTAGGTERGRRPRWLIDHAMAPVWEVNNVWLIFVLVIMWTGFPILFQTVFTAMWLPLALAAMGLVLRGAGFAFRKPSRRLAGRRLYGAVFAVASVVTPFFLGAAVGGVASGRVAPGTAASADAWSNPTSLMFGLIAIATTALLGAVFLTGDARRFEAPDLVGYFRWRALGSLAVLTVLAVITGFVTHEDSPHVWHGLTHGLGLLFVVVAGVTALATAWLLLRTPGTWVRVTAVGVVASAVLAWGMAQRPYLVPTSLTVADAAGAPATLTWLAIVTLVALVLVVPAVALLYWLDTHGELEELTDAELRRGGGSDGEGPAPSG from the coding sequence ATGACCGCCGACCTCATCGCCGTGGTCCTGCTCCTCGCCGTGACCGCGTACGCCTGCGCGGGCGGCACGGACTACGGGGCGGGCTTCTGGGACCTGACGGCGGGAGGAACGGAACGGGGCCGACGGCCCCGGTGGCTCATCGACCACGCCATGGCTCCGGTGTGGGAGGTCAACAACGTCTGGCTGATCTTCGTTCTCGTCATCATGTGGACCGGCTTCCCCATCCTGTTCCAGACCGTGTTCACCGCGATGTGGCTCCCCCTGGCACTGGCCGCCATGGGCCTGGTCCTGCGCGGCGCCGGCTTCGCGTTCCGCAAGCCGTCCCGGCGGCTCGCCGGCCGGCGGCTGTACGGCGCCGTGTTCGCGGTGGCCTCGGTCGTCACGCCGTTCTTCCTCGGCGCCGCCGTCGGCGGGGTCGCGTCGGGACGGGTGGCGCCCGGTACCGCGGCCTCGGCGGACGCCTGGTCCAACCCCACCTCTCTGATGTTCGGGCTGATCGCCATCGCGACCACCGCCTTGCTCGGCGCGGTGTTCCTCACGGGGGACGCCCGCCGCTTCGAGGCGCCCGATCTGGTCGGCTACTTCAGGTGGCGGGCCCTGGGCAGTCTCGCCGTACTCACCGTCCTGGCGGTGATCACCGGGTTCGTCACCCACGAGGACTCCCCCCACGTGTGGCACGGGCTCACCCACGGTCTGGGGCTGCTCTTCGTCGTCGTGGCCGGCGTGACCGCGCTCGCGACGGCCTGGCTGCTCCTGCGGACGCCGGGTACGTGGGTGCGCGTCACGGCGGTCGGGGTCGTCGCGTCCGCCGTCCTCGCCTGGGGCATGGCGCAGCGCCCCTACCTCGTTCCCACGTCGCTGACCGTGGCCGACGCCGCGGGCGCACCCGCCACCCTGACGTGGCTGGCGATCGTCACTCTGGTGGCCCTGGTGCTCGTCGTGCCGGCCGTCGCCCTCCTCTACTGGCTGGACACCCACGGAGAACTGGAAGAGCTCACCGACGCCGAGCTGCGGAGAGGTGGCGGCTCGGACGGTGAGGGCCCGGCGCCGAGCGGCTGA
- a CDS encoding cation:proton antiporter, whose amino-acid sequence MTEDEILLGLSLTVVLATASQILANKLRLPALIILLPVGFAAGAITDVIHPDRLMGPVFDALVSLSVAVILYDAGLGLDLRKLTGRPRGIVGRLLAYGVLLTSLVVLAVAPVMFDMPLRVAAMLGVILVVSGPTVVGPLLDFVRPNDRVRRILIWEGTLTDPIGGILGALTFHAIATTHRVEIGWGYQLGQFAISLAVGLVGGVVGAVLLWFTLRTLRLGETLGTLAQLATVIAVSAGCDIVRDDTGLIAAIVTGLAVANIRGFDMPARRPFFETLVQLIIGLLFVSISSTVTPASLVPVLLPSLALIAILVLVVRPLVAFASTARSGLARGERSFIGWMDPRGIVAAATASTFSASLVDRGVSGADRILPVTFLVIVGTVLLYSLTAAPMARRLGVVKPAGRRILLVGGEPWVVDLGRALRTAGLDVLMWAGLDEQRNQIKEAGIDLAKGDLLATAINPGARLEGVTAVFLATDDDDFNALASLVMQDNVEGPVYRVGPPHDTHGVVAPYTGGDILFGRSLVRHVLAERYERGARFVVQPASAPLPAEHETLFVVRADQRLEPVTEREESVPQEGDTVVLLGSVPWPGE is encoded by the coding sequence GTGACCGAAGACGAGATCCTTCTCGGACTCTCTCTGACGGTGGTGCTCGCCACCGCCTCGCAGATCCTGGCGAACAAGCTGCGCCTCCCGGCCCTGATCATCCTGCTGCCGGTCGGGTTCGCCGCCGGCGCGATCACCGATGTCATCCATCCGGACCGGTTGATGGGGCCGGTGTTCGACGCCCTGGTGTCGCTCTCCGTCGCGGTGATCCTCTACGACGCCGGCCTGGGGCTCGACCTGCGCAAACTCACCGGCCGCCCCCGGGGGATCGTGGGACGACTGCTGGCGTACGGGGTGCTGCTCACGTCGCTGGTCGTCCTGGCGGTGGCGCCGGTGATGTTCGACATGCCGCTGCGCGTGGCCGCGATGCTCGGCGTGATCCTCGTCGTCTCGGGTCCCACCGTCGTGGGTCCGCTGCTCGACTTCGTGCGGCCGAACGACAGGGTGCGACGCATCCTGATCTGGGAGGGGACGCTGACCGACCCGATCGGCGGCATCCTCGGTGCACTCACCTTCCACGCCATCGCCACGACGCACAGGGTAGAAATCGGCTGGGGATACCAGCTGGGCCAGTTCGCCATCAGCCTGGCTGTCGGGCTGGTCGGCGGGGTCGTGGGAGCCGTGCTGCTGTGGTTCACCCTGCGTACGCTGAGACTCGGCGAGACGCTGGGCACGCTGGCCCAACTGGCCACGGTGATCGCCGTATCGGCGGGCTGCGACATCGTGCGGGACGACACGGGGCTCATCGCAGCTATCGTCACGGGACTGGCCGTCGCCAACATCCGCGGGTTCGACATGCCTGCTCGGCGTCCCTTCTTCGAGACGCTGGTCCAGCTGATCATCGGGCTGCTGTTCGTCTCCATCTCATCCACCGTCACCCCGGCATCCCTGGTGCCGGTGCTCCTTCCCTCGCTCGCCCTCATCGCGATCCTGGTGCTGGTGGTCCGGCCGCTCGTCGCCTTCGCCTCGACGGCGCGCTCAGGTCTGGCCCGAGGGGAACGGTCCTTCATCGGATGGATGGACCCACGCGGCATCGTCGCGGCAGCCACGGCGTCGACCTTCTCGGCCAGCCTCGTCGACCGCGGGGTGAGCGGCGCCGACAGGATCCTTCCCGTCACCTTCCTGGTGATCGTGGGAACCGTTCTGCTCTACTCGCTGACGGCTGCGCCCATGGCCAGAAGGCTGGGGGTCGTCAAACCGGCGGGCAGGCGCATCCTCCTGGTGGGCGGCGAGCCCTGGGTGGTCGACCTGGGAAGGGCCCTGCGGACCGCCGGCCTGGACGTGCTGATGTGGGCGGGGCTCGATGAGCAGCGGAATCAGATCAAGGAGGCGGGGATCGACCTGGCCAAGGGCGATCTGCTGGCCACGGCCATCAACCCCGGGGCGCGGCTGGAGGGAGTGACGGCCGTGTTCCTGGCCACCGACGACGACGACTTCAACGCGCTGGCCTCGCTCGTGATGCAGGACAACGTCGAGGGGCCGGTCTATCGGGTCGGACCGCCGCACGACACCCATGGAGTGGTCGCTCCCTACACCGGCGGCGACATCCTCTTCGGCCGTTCCCTCGTCCGTCACGTCCTGGCGGAACGCTACGAGCGGGGTGCGCGGTTCGTGGTGCAGCCGGCCTCGGCCCCGCTGCCGGCGGAGCACGAGACGTTGTTCGTCGTGCGGGCGGACCAGCGGTTGGAGCCGGTCACCGAGAGGGAGGAGTCGGTCCCGCAGGAGGGCGACACCGTCGTGCTCCTCGGTTCCGTCCCCTGGCCCGGCGAGTGA
- a CDS encoding glycoside hydrolase family 15 protein, giving the protein MDDYPLIENHGLIGDLQTAALVTTDATIDWFCCPRFDSPSVFGALLDRRKGGHFTVRPAADDYTTKQLYHPDTAVLVTRFMTEDGAGEVVDFMPVTGTTATDRHRLVRMLRCVRGSMTFEGEIAPRFDYGRKPHELHLTEQGALFTSEDMHLAVHPVREPQDERLLNRLSDDKDLRFSLTLQAGQQRGMILESSPDGPPHVVRVTEFEQLFDETVRFWRSWLGQSTYSGRWREEVERSAVTLKLMTYAPTGALVAAPTTALPEQLGGERNWDYRFTWIRDASFSVYALLGLGFEEEATAFINWLHDRVKEKAGRANGAGSGPLNIMYRVDGSSDLVEETLEHWEGYCGSAPVRIGNGAATQLQLDIYGEALDSIYFAHRHGKHLDTGGWKALHTLLDWLVDHWDQPGEGLWETRGGRKDFTYGRVMSWVAFDRALRIAFDDGRPAAGGRWVDARDEIYDQVLSRGWDPQKQSFVQHYGDDVLDSSLLRMPTVGFITPDDPKWKSTLDAMERELVSDSLVYRYNPEASPDGLRGSEGTFSLCTFMYVDALARAGRTDMARLVLEKMLSYANHLGLYSEEIGLTGRQLGNFPQAFTHLALIDAAITLDAKLNGARRGRA; this is encoded by the coding sequence ATGGACGACTACCCCCTGATCGAGAACCACGGCCTGATCGGCGATCTGCAGACCGCGGCCCTCGTGACGACCGATGCGACGATCGACTGGTTCTGCTGTCCGCGTTTCGATTCGCCCAGTGTCTTCGGCGCTCTGCTCGACCGGCGGAAGGGCGGCCATTTCACCGTCAGGCCGGCCGCGGACGACTACACCACCAAGCAGCTCTACCACCCGGACACCGCTGTTCTCGTGACGCGTTTCATGACCGAGGACGGGGCGGGCGAGGTGGTCGACTTCATGCCCGTGACCGGCACGACGGCGACGGACCGGCACCGTCTGGTCCGCATGCTGCGCTGTGTGCGGGGCAGCATGACGTTCGAAGGCGAGATCGCCCCGCGCTTCGACTACGGCCGCAAGCCGCACGAGCTGCACCTCACGGAGCAGGGGGCTCTGTTCACGTCGGAGGACATGCACCTCGCCGTCCACCCCGTCCGTGAACCGCAGGACGAGCGGTTGTTGAACCGACTCTCGGACGACAAGGACCTTCGTTTCAGTCTGACCCTCCAGGCGGGTCAGCAGCGCGGCATGATCCTGGAGTCGTCCCCCGACGGGCCGCCGCACGTGGTCCGGGTGACGGAGTTCGAGCAACTCTTCGACGAGACCGTCCGCTTCTGGCGCTCCTGGCTGGGTCAGTCCACCTACTCGGGCCGTTGGCGGGAGGAGGTGGAACGGTCGGCCGTGACGCTGAAGCTCATGACCTACGCGCCGACCGGCGCCCTCGTCGCCGCCCCGACGACGGCTCTGCCCGAGCAGTTGGGCGGGGAGCGCAACTGGGACTACCGGTTCACCTGGATCCGTGACGCCTCGTTCTCGGTGTACGCGTTGCTGGGCCTGGGATTCGAGGAAGAGGCGACGGCGTTCATCAACTGGCTGCACGACAGGGTGAAGGAAAAGGCCGGCCGGGCGAACGGGGCCGGGAGCGGGCCACTGAACATCATGTACCGGGTCGACGGCTCCTCCGACCTGGTCGAGGAGACCCTGGAACACTGGGAGGGCTACTGCGGTTCCGCCCCCGTCCGCATCGGCAACGGAGCGGCGACCCAGTTGCAACTGGACATCTACGGCGAGGCGCTCGACAGCATCTACTTCGCGCACCGGCACGGCAAGCATCTCGACACCGGGGGCTGGAAGGCGCTGCACACGCTGCTCGACTGGCTGGTCGACCACTGGGACCAGCCCGGCGAAGGTCTGTGGGAGACCCGCGGCGGCCGGAAGGACTTCACGTACGGCCGCGTGATGTCCTGGGTGGCCTTCGACCGCGCGCTGCGGATCGCCTTCGACGACGGGCGTCCCGCGGCCGGTGGCCGCTGGGTGGACGCGCGCGACGAGATCTACGACCAGGTGCTCAGCCGGGGATGGGACCCGCAGAAGCAGTCCTTCGTGCAGCACTACGGCGACGACGTCCTGGACTCGTCGTTGCTGCGCATGCCCACGGTCGGGTTCATCACGCCGGACGATCCGAAGTGGAAGTCCACCTTGGACGCGATGGAGCGTGAGCTGGTCAGCGACAGCCTGGTCTACCGCTACAACCCCGAGGCCTCTCCCGACGGACTGCGCGGTTCCGAGGGAACCTTCTCCCTGTGCACGTTCATGTACGTCGACGCCCTGGCGAGGGCCGGACGCACCGACATGGCCAGGCTGGTGCTGGAGAAGATGCTCTCGTACGCCAACCACCTGGGCCTCTACTCCGAGGAGATCGGCCTGACGGGGCGGCAGCTGGGCAACTTCCCCCAGGCTTTCACGCACTTGGCTCTGATCGACGCGGCGATCACCCTGGACGCGAAGCTCAACGGGGCGCGCAGGGGCCGGGCATGA
- a CDS encoding alpha/beta fold hydrolase — translation MSPEGRHALVLGASGFIGRHVVLELGRAGVRVSTASRSRESGLRLARWLAGRGYDQAPADLRVDFTKASLIEGEFDDFTEIYNCAGAFRFGMSVDEARRANVDSVRTVVAFAAGMPNLRRLVQVSGYRVGGQGPTRWSEERRRETYRALGAYEASRVEADAVFQEMAGQLGVPWSIVNPASVIGDSATGESDQYLGLAANLEELWQGSLAALPGNGRTFVPVVAVDHLARFMTLLPMDPSTERTSYWLLDDETPSLPDLLTSVAEHYGVKAPRTRVPVPLLKRLPRRLTKADPETLTFLSADRYPTDSAHAFAARHRLTMPDTATTIRRWADHLAAHRFGDAPAGDRRFTEPGGIRTLELGEKDAPTVVLPGLPVNADTWAPVVAEVGHARAVDLPGLGMSGGCHDDWQSWLTALVTETGARHLVGHSIGAAAAVEAAAAHPDAVEQLTLVAPFFLQAYPPRTAKMTFLTRRLLSRATPTALAERLTGATQHATALRSAVADLRRGTTAATAARLLAATGSPRWRADLRAGLQRYPGRVHIITGSRDPLAAEGQSLLDALPHATVTVIAGAGHHPQLTHPQDVARAIGAEAGVLGPPLPQGPGPGCGTMAG, via the coding sequence ATGAGCCCGGAGGGCAGACACGCCTTGGTGCTGGGCGCGAGCGGCTTCATCGGGCGCCACGTGGTCCTCGAGCTCGGCCGGGCCGGCGTCCGGGTGAGCACGGCGAGCCGGAGCCGCGAGTCCGGTCTGAGGCTGGCCCGGTGGCTGGCGGGGCGCGGGTACGACCAGGCCCCGGCCGACCTCCGGGTCGATTTCACCAAGGCGTCGCTGATCGAGGGCGAGTTCGACGATTTCACCGAGATCTACAACTGCGCCGGGGCCTTCCGGTTCGGGATGTCGGTGGACGAGGCACGTCGCGCCAACGTGGACAGCGTCCGCACGGTCGTCGCGTTCGCGGCGGGGATGCCGAACCTGCGCCGCCTGGTCCAGGTCTCCGGGTACCGCGTGGGCGGGCAGGGCCCCACTCGTTGGAGCGAGGAGCGTCGGCGCGAGACCTACCGGGCGCTGGGCGCGTACGAAGCGTCCAGGGTCGAGGCGGACGCCGTCTTCCAGGAGATGGCAGGGCAGTTGGGCGTCCCATGGTCGATCGTCAATCCGGCCAGCGTCATCGGGGACAGCGCCACGGGGGAGTCCGACCAGTACCTGGGGCTCGCCGCCAACCTCGAAGAACTCTGGCAGGGTTCACTCGCCGCGCTGCCGGGCAACGGGCGCACCTTCGTTCCCGTGGTCGCCGTCGACCACCTCGCCCGGTTCATGACGCTGTTGCCGATGGACCCGTCCACCGAGCGCACCTCCTACTGGCTCCTCGACGACGAAACCCCCTCGCTGCCCGACCTGCTGACGTCCGTGGCGGAGCACTACGGCGTCAAGGCTCCACGGACACGCGTACCGGTGCCCCTGCTCAAGCGGCTTCCCCGCCGGCTCACCAAGGCCGACCCGGAGACCCTGACGTTCCTGTCGGCGGACCGGTACCCGACCGACTCGGCCCATGCCTTCGCCGCCCGGCACCGACTGACGATGCCGGACACCGCCACGACGATCCGCCGCTGGGCCGACCACCTCGCAGCGCACCGCTTCGGCGACGCCCCCGCGGGTGACCGACGGTTCACCGAGCCGGGCGGGATACGGACGTTAGAACTGGGGGAGAAGGACGCGCCCACGGTGGTGCTGCCCGGCCTGCCGGTCAACGCGGACACCTGGGCGCCGGTCGTCGCAGAGGTCGGGCACGCCCGCGCCGTCGACCTGCCGGGCCTGGGCATGAGCGGCGGGTGCCACGACGACTGGCAGTCCTGGCTGACGGCACTGGTGACCGAGACCGGCGCTCGTCACCTGGTGGGCCACTCCATCGGTGCCGCGGCGGCCGTAGAGGCCGCGGCCGCCCACCCCGACGCGGTGGAACAACTCACGCTCGTGGCGCCGTTCTTCCTCCAGGCGTACCCGCCTCGCACCGCCAAAATGACGTTCCTGACCCGCCGGCTCCTGAGCCGCGCGACTCCCACGGCGCTGGCGGAACGACTGACCGGCGCCACACAGCACGCGACCGCGCTCCGCTCGGCTGTTGCGGACCTGCGCCGCGGCACCACCGCGGCCACCGCCGCCCGGCTCCTCGCGGCCACCGGGAGCCCGAGGTGGCGCGCCGATCTCCGAGCCGGACTGCAACGCTACCCGGGGCGCGTCCACATCATCACGGGCTCCCGCGATCCACTGGCCGCCGAGGGACAATCCCTGCTGGACGCCCTCCCGCACGCCACCGTGACGGTGATCGCCGGTGCCGGGCACCATCCCCAGTTGACACACCCACAGGACGTCGCTCGGGCCATCGGTGCAGAGGCCGGGGTTCTCGGCCCGCCCCTGCCGCAAGGGCCCGGCCCGGGATGCGGCACGATGGCCGGATGA